One genomic segment of Pseudoalteromonas sp. GCY includes these proteins:
- a CDS encoding TIGR02285 family protein: MIKIILLLFIAFQSSFVFAKQITWIAIDFAPYYILSDDLEGQGRDELLIKLIQQQMPDYTFNYKVFPASRAIHELSNFNNQYCMISLYKTPERQRHIAFSDEYSTIGLSTSAALRKDVAQSLGITNSAIDLETLVTEHGLTVGVAANRSFGHEIDALLASLPTKQVLVRPGRDTLESLTIMLLKKRVDVILGYPSEHHYHKLHVDKQDELTQVRLSIASQITAGYAGCNNNAIGKEQIAVISEALKQAHKNEQFRLAMSRWLPEQFQPQLASIFKN; encoded by the coding sequence TTGATCAAAATCATCTTACTCCTCTTCATTGCCTTTCAATCCAGTTTTGTATTTGCAAAACAAATAACTTGGATTGCTATAGACTTCGCGCCTTATTATATCCTTTCTGACGATTTGGAGGGGCAAGGACGGGACGAGTTATTGATAAAACTCATCCAACAACAGATGCCCGACTACACCTTCAATTATAAAGTGTTCCCCGCATCGAGGGCGATACATGAGCTCTCTAATTTCAACAACCAATATTGTATGATCTCCCTCTATAAAACACCCGAGCGGCAAAGACATATCGCTTTTAGTGATGAGTATTCTACCATTGGATTGTCAACCTCTGCCGCACTAAGGAAAGATGTCGCACAGTCGCTTGGCATTACCAACAGCGCAATTGATTTGGAAACGCTCGTAACTGAGCACGGGCTAACCGTAGGTGTGGCGGCAAATCGGTCGTTTGGTCATGAAATTGATGCACTATTGGCGAGTTTACCTACCAAGCAAGTGCTCGTAAGACCAGGAAGAGATACGTTAGAGAGTTTGACTATCATGCTACTCAAAAAAAGAGTCGACGTGATACTCGGATACCCAAGCGAACACCACTACCACAAATTGCATGTTGATAAGCAAGATGAATTGACACAAGTCAGATTGAGTATCGCCTCGCAGATAACTGCTGGATATGCGGGCTGTAATAACAATGCGATTGGTAAGGAACAGATAGCTGTAATTAGCGAAGCGTTAAAGCAAGCCCACAAAAACGAGCAGTTTAGACTGGCCATGTCTCGTTGGTTACCAGAGCAATTTCAACCACAGCTAGCTAGTATTTTTAAAAACTAA
- a CDS encoding NAD(P)-binding protein, which translates to MSKQKVAILGGGVSAMTAAVYMTEQEDWQERYDITVYQQGWRLGGKGASGRNAEYGERIEEHGLHVWFGAYVNSFRAIETVYNKLERSSDIPIHTWQQALKPHSLVVLQEYIDQQWQTWSVDFPEIPGNPANGTLDLHFWQILKLLAAWLHKWIDDLECEVEKTHKSTQLKTKKERDKTLLAHLGQDVKSFFDSIEDKAKTLFDDAENHVQEVVSTPKLLITQLSNFLTVREADHRLENKKDHLVVWYMVRKIRRWLQSEVNDLIDDNPVIRRLYICIDLGVAMTIGMLRDKVYSRGFGYLDRYDFKQWLKRNGANESLSVESAPVRGFYDLVFGYEDGDFKKPNVEAGVAALAMLRIMLCYRGGVMWKMQAGMGDIIFSPIYELLKHRGVKFAFFHQVESLHCAQDDDGHYVDSIQLIQQVKLKESQCYEPLELVRDLPCWPSSPLWQQIDPQQVALLKEHEINLESYWSNWEVVYQQAFGQRLPRKTLNKGTDFDLVIFGISVAGLEPLCQQLLAKDNSLKLQAEKVKTVATQALQLWLTKTDNELGFHDPSGSNEPPILSAFSQPFDTWAAMSNLLEVEDWPNKQPKNIAYFCSAFTCADYPPPSDHEFPERMKAQVKENALQKLRLQMQPLWPEAYHGNDFDWNVLFDIDNNEGEVRFNTQYWRVNVDPSERYVLSVVDSSQFRLPTDGSVFNNLYITGDWIKTGVNAGCVEAAVMAGMQTSRAITGYPQSISGESGFEPFNL; encoded by the coding sequence ATGAGTAAACAAAAAGTAGCAATACTTGGCGGCGGCGTTTCGGCGATGACAGCTGCGGTATACATGACTGAACAAGAAGATTGGCAAGAGCGCTATGATATTACCGTTTATCAGCAAGGTTGGCGTTTGGGAGGCAAAGGGGCTAGTGGTCGTAATGCTGAATACGGCGAACGTATTGAGGAGCATGGTCTTCACGTTTGGTTTGGTGCTTATGTCAATTCTTTTAGGGCAATTGAGACAGTTTATAATAAGCTTGAGCGCTCAAGTGATATCCCCATTCACACTTGGCAACAAGCACTAAAACCGCATAGTTTGGTCGTGTTGCAAGAATATATCGACCAGCAATGGCAGACTTGGTCAGTAGATTTCCCTGAGATCCCAGGTAATCCAGCAAATGGCACTCTCGATTTACATTTTTGGCAGATTTTAAAATTACTTGCGGCTTGGCTACACAAGTGGATTGATGATTTGGAATGTGAAGTTGAGAAAACGCACAAATCCACACAACTCAAAACTAAAAAAGAAAGAGATAAAACGCTGCTTGCTCACTTGGGACAGGACGTTAAAAGCTTTTTTGATAGTATCGAAGATAAAGCCAAGACCTTATTTGATGACGCAGAAAACCATGTCCAAGAGGTTGTATCCACACCTAAGCTGTTAATAACGCAACTCAGTAATTTTTTAACGGTGCGTGAAGCTGATCATCGTTTGGAAAATAAGAAAGATCATTTAGTTGTTTGGTATATGGTTCGAAAAATTAGGCGTTGGTTGCAGTCTGAAGTAAACGACTTAATTGATGACAACCCTGTCATTAGACGTCTGTATATATGTATAGATTTAGGTGTTGCGATGACCATAGGCATGCTCCGTGACAAAGTCTATTCACGAGGGTTTGGTTATCTTGATCGATACGATTTTAAACAGTGGCTCAAGCGCAATGGCGCAAATGAATCGCTTTCTGTGGAGTCTGCGCCTGTCCGCGGCTTTTACGACCTCGTTTTTGGCTATGAGGACGGTGATTTTAAAAAGCCAAATGTCGAAGCGGGAGTTGCGGCTTTGGCTATGCTTCGGATTATGCTGTGTTATCGCGGTGGCGTGATGTGGAAAATGCAAGCGGGGATGGGAGATATTATTTTCTCTCCTATCTATGAGCTGCTCAAACATCGAGGTGTTAAGTTTGCGTTTTTTCATCAGGTTGAATCGTTACATTGTGCACAGGATGATGATGGTCATTATGTTGATAGTATTCAATTAATTCAACAGGTTAAACTAAAGGAATCGCAATGTTACGAGCCTCTGGAATTAGTCAGAGACTTGCCATGTTGGCCAAGCTCGCCACTGTGGCAACAAATTGACCCGCAGCAAGTGGCACTACTTAAAGAACATGAGATTAACCTAGAGTCTTACTGGTCTAATTGGGAGGTAGTTTACCAACAAGCGTTTGGACAGAGATTACCGAGAAAAACACTAAATAAAGGTACTGATTTCGATTTAGTGATTTTTGGGATCTCTGTGGCAGGTCTTGAGCCACTTTGTCAGCAATTATTGGCTAAAGATAACAGCTTAAAGTTGCAAGCTGAAAAGGTTAAAACTGTTGCGACTCAAGCATTACAGTTGTGGCTCACTAAAACTGACAATGAACTGGGTTTTCACGATCCTTCTGGCAGTAATGAGCCACCTATATTAAGCGCATTTTCTCAACCCTTTGATACTTGGGCTGCGATGTCTAATTTACTTGAGGTTGAAGATTGGCCAAATAAACAGCCCAAGAACATTGCCTACTTTTGTAGTGCTTTTACCTGCGCAGATTATCCACCTCCGAGCGATCATGAGTTTCCTGAACGCATGAAAGCTCAGGTAAAAGAAAACGCATTGCAAAAACTTAGATTACAGATGCAGCCACTGTGGCCAGAGGCTTATCATGGTAACGACTTCGATTGGAACGTATTGTTTGATATTGATAATAATGAAGGTGAAGTTAGGTTCAACACTCAGTATTGGAGGGTGAATGTCGACCCCAGTGAGCGTTATGTGTTAAGTGTTGTTGATAGCAGTCAATTTCGACTGCCTACGGACGGCAGCGTCTTCAATAACCTCTACATTACCGGAGATTGGATTAAAACCGGTGTCAATGCTGGTTGTGTTGAAGCTGCTGTGATGGCTGGCATGCAAACGAGCAGAGCTATCACTGGATATCCTCAAAGCATTAGTGGAGAATCAGGGTTTGAGCCGTTTAACCTTTGA
- a CDS encoding YceI family protein → MKKTIIALSMAAITLSAGVNAADYVIDTKGAHAFVNFKIKHLGYSWLHGRFNSFEGDFSYDAKNPNASKINVVIDTASIDSNHAERDKHLRGNDFLNVKANPKATFKSDSITFSDDTNAKVKGSFTLNGVTKNIEFDVQKVGEGKDPWGGYRVGFEGETQLKLADYDIDYDLGPASTHVTIGLHLEGIRK, encoded by the coding sequence ATGAAAAAAACAATCATTGCATTAAGCATGGCGGCTATAACCTTATCGGCTGGAGTAAATGCTGCGGATTATGTAATTGATACTAAGGGTGCACATGCCTTTGTAAACTTTAAAATTAAACATTTAGGATACAGCTGGTTGCATGGTCGATTTAATAGCTTTGAAGGCGACTTCAGCTATGATGCAAAAAATCCAAATGCATCAAAAATCAATGTAGTGATCGATACCGCTTCTATCGACTCGAATCATGCAGAGCGTGATAAACATTTACGCGGTAATGATTTCTTAAACGTTAAAGCAAACCCTAAGGCGACTTTTAAGAGTGACTCGATTACTTTTAGCGATGATACAAATGCGAAGGTGAAAGGAAGCTTCACACTCAATGGGGTAACAAAGAATATCGAGTTTGATGTTCAAAAAGTGGGTGAAGGTAAAGATCCCTGGGGTGGATACCGAGTTGGCTTTGAAGGCGAAACCCAGTTAAAACTTGCTGATTATGACATCGACTATGATCTAGGCCCGGCATCAACGCACGTTACCATCGGTTTGCACTTAGAAGGTATTCGTAAGTAA
- a CDS encoding cytochrome b: protein MFKNTSQNYGLLAIIFHWLSALVVFGMFGLGLYMVELSYYDPFYRDGLHIHKSIGILLAALIVLRLIWKFTNPKVRPESEATPMDKLQNIMAHVVHVVLYLGLFGLFVTGYLISTSDGRAIEVFNWFSVPGIGELFEEQSDIAGTVHLYIAWGLIGLVALHIVGALKHHFINKDRTLVRMLKVPNATKVED, encoded by the coding sequence ATGTTTAAAAATACATCACAAAACTATGGTTTGTTAGCCATCATCTTTCACTGGCTCAGTGCGCTTGTGGTATTTGGCATGTTTGGCCTTGGATTGTACATGGTCGAACTCAGTTATTACGATCCTTTCTACCGTGACGGCTTACACATTCACAAAAGCATCGGGATACTGCTGGCAGCTTTGATAGTACTTCGGCTGATTTGGAAGTTCACTAACCCTAAAGTGAGGCCCGAAAGCGAAGCTACTCCCATGGATAAATTGCAAAACATAATGGCGCATGTCGTTCACGTCGTTTTGTATCTTGGCTTGTTTGGGCTGTTTGTCACAGGTTACTTAATCTCTACCTCGGATGGCAGAGCAATAGAGGTATTTAACTGGTTTTCTGTTCCTGGTATTGGGGAGCTGTTTGAAGAACAAAGCGATATTGCAGGCACTGTGCATTTATACATTGCTTGGGGGCTCATTGGATTAGTGGCGCTACACATTGTGGGAGCGCTCAAACACCACTTTATTAATAAAGATCGTACCTTAGTTCGAATGCTCAAGGTACCAAATGCTACAAAAGTTGAGGATTAA
- a CDS encoding sigma-54 interaction domain-containing protein, whose protein sequence is MSIIKHFLADPKLLLNAVGEGIYGFDLSGNAVFVNPAAERMTGWQSDELLGKKIHQYHHHSHADGSDYPADECNIYKTMFDGKTRQVTNEVFWRKDGSCFPVEYTSTPIFKDQQIIGAVAIFRDVSQQHKTENALREALNKVQVLTEQLKDENAYLLETLNENWQDSGLVGSSAIFQAMLAQLELVSQTDSTVLVLGENGTGKELVARNLHRLSERSSQPFVKVNCAAFSPTLIESELFGHEKGAFTGANERRKGRFELADKGTIFLDEIGELPLEAQSKLLRVLQEREFERVGGSKSIQVDIRIVAATNRDLWKMVEEGVFRMDLYYRLNVFPIRVPALRERIEDIPVLANNLIVQLNKKLGKQLRGISKKAIHALQRYDWPGNIRELQNVLEREAILSKGRLLDLSQALNATEQHKPEDGELTLAQAEAEHILRVLEISNWKIAGSNGAADKLGLPESTLRSKMKKLKIAKLS, encoded by the coding sequence ATGTCTATTATCAAACACTTTTTGGCGGACCCTAAATTATTATTGAATGCGGTTGGAGAGGGGATCTATGGTTTTGACCTTTCTGGTAACGCTGTTTTTGTAAACCCGGCGGCAGAGCGTATGACCGGGTGGCAAAGTGATGAGCTTTTGGGGAAAAAAATACATCAGTACCATCATCACAGTCATGCAGATGGGAGTGATTATCCTGCTGATGAATGTAACATCTACAAAACGATGTTTGATGGTAAAACACGACAGGTAACCAATGAGGTGTTCTGGCGTAAGGATGGGAGTTGTTTTCCTGTAGAATATACCTCAACACCAATCTTTAAAGATCAGCAAATTATCGGTGCAGTCGCGATATTTCGCGATGTGTCGCAACAGCACAAAACTGAAAATGCACTAAGAGAGGCGTTGAACAAAGTTCAAGTACTTACTGAGCAACTTAAAGATGAAAATGCCTACCTGCTAGAAACATTAAATGAAAATTGGCAAGACTCAGGTTTGGTGGGTAGTAGCGCAATATTTCAGGCCATGTTGGCGCAGCTAGAACTGGTTAGTCAGACCGACAGTACGGTATTGGTTTTAGGGGAAAACGGCACGGGTAAAGAGCTTGTTGCCAGAAATCTGCATCGCCTTAGTGAGCGCTCATCGCAACCTTTCGTTAAAGTAAATTGCGCTGCTTTTTCACCAACCTTGATTGAATCTGAATTGTTTGGACATGAAAAAGGTGCATTTACAGGAGCGAATGAAAGACGTAAAGGACGTTTTGAACTGGCGGATAAAGGGACCATATTTTTAGATGAAATTGGTGAGTTACCGCTAGAGGCGCAAAGCAAGTTATTACGTGTATTACAAGAGCGAGAGTTTGAACGTGTAGGGGGAAGTAAGTCGATTCAAGTAGATATACGGATAGTCGCGGCAACCAACAGAGATTTATGGAAAATGGTCGAAGAGGGAGTGTTTAGAATGGATTTATATTACCGTTTAAACGTTTTTCCTATTCGAGTGCCTGCACTACGAGAGCGTATAGAGGATATACCAGTATTGGCCAACAACCTCATCGTGCAGCTCAACAAAAAGCTGGGTAAGCAACTACGCGGGATCTCTAAAAAGGCTATCCATGCGTTACAGCGTTATGATTGGCCAGGCAATATTCGAGAGCTCCAAAACGTGTTGGAGCGCGAAGCGATATTATCTAAAGGTCGTTTACTTGATTTATCTCAAGCACTTAACGCTACTGAGCAGCATAAACCTGAAGACGGTGAGCTGACTTTAGCGCAAGCGGAAGCTGAGCACATATTAAGAGTGCTAGAAATAAGTAACTGGAAGATCGCTGGCAGCAATGGGGCGGCTGATAAGTTAGGATTACCCGAAAGTACGCTGAGGTCGAAAATGAAAAAGCTAAAAATTGCCAAGCTTTCGTGA
- the rsmF gene encoding 16S rRNA (cytosine(1407)-C(5))-methyltransferase RsmF — translation MDKSTYIPSAFLNDIKTYLPDHLNIEDFIDKCQSPLRRAVRVNTLKMSITEFLTYCEKSDWQAEQIPWCEEGFWISRSEQEEANLAIGNTDIHLSGCIYVQEASSMLPPTALKSTINSDDINLDMASAPGSKTSQLAAYMDGHGVLIANELSSSRLKALAANMKRMGIRNVALSHFDGCIFGDYMHECFDNILLDAPCSGEGTVRKDANALKNWSIESNVEIAKVQKQLIDSAFQALKPGGTLVYSTCTLTPLENQQVCQHLIDNYPQAVAVENLSTLFEGAEKATTSEGYLHVWPQLYDSEGFFIARFKKLHSVAVKNPKQKKGAFPFEELDKKTTQLLLSVLKKQFGIAQLDGKLMQRDKEVWLFPDNFEAIQDKIKYSRIGILIGTTHKNGVRLEHEFATTFGHLASKNTLGLTKEQAKDYFNGKDIRLDEVTKLTGEVILTLCGSAIGLGKWQKNKVKNSLPRDLVKDDLLITWV, via the coding sequence GTGGACAAATCAACTTATATTCCCAGCGCGTTTCTAAACGACATAAAAACCTACTTACCAGACCACCTTAACATCGAAGACTTTATAGATAAGTGCCAGTCTCCTTTACGCCGAGCAGTCCGAGTCAATACCCTAAAAATGTCTATCACGGAATTCTTAACCTACTGCGAAAAAAGCGATTGGCAGGCAGAACAAATCCCTTGGTGTGAAGAAGGTTTTTGGATATCAAGAAGTGAACAAGAAGAAGCTAATCTTGCTATCGGCAACACAGATATCCATTTAAGTGGCTGCATCTACGTCCAAGAAGCAAGTTCCATGTTGCCGCCAACGGCATTAAAATCAACCATCAATAGTGACGATATTAATTTGGATATGGCGTCAGCACCAGGTTCGAAAACTTCGCAACTCGCAGCTTATATGGATGGACACGGCGTACTAATCGCTAATGAGCTATCGTCATCTCGACTCAAAGCGCTTGCAGCAAATATGAAACGTATGGGTATACGAAATGTTGCGTTGTCTCATTTTGACGGCTGTATCTTTGGCGATTATATGCATGAATGTTTTGATAACATCTTGCTTGATGCACCATGCTCTGGAGAAGGCACTGTTAGAAAGGACGCAAATGCTCTTAAAAACTGGTCAATTGAATCTAATGTTGAAATAGCAAAAGTGCAGAAGCAACTGATAGACAGCGCATTTCAAGCATTAAAGCCAGGTGGTACCTTAGTGTATTCAACTTGCACATTAACACCGTTGGAAAATCAGCAAGTATGCCAACACCTCATTGATAATTACCCTCAAGCAGTAGCAGTCGAAAACCTATCGACTTTATTCGAGGGTGCTGAAAAAGCAACAACGTCCGAAGGATACTTACATGTGTGGCCTCAGCTATATGATAGCGAGGGGTTTTTCATTGCTCGATTTAAGAAGTTACACTCTGTTGCCGTTAAAAATCCAAAGCAGAAAAAAGGCGCTTTCCCTTTTGAAGAACTAGACAAGAAAACCACTCAACTCTTGTTATCCGTACTAAAAAAACAGTTTGGTATTGCCCAACTTGACGGTAAGTTGATGCAGCGCGATAAAGAGGTGTGGCTATTTCCTGACAACTTTGAAGCAATCCAAGATAAGATCAAATATTCTCGCATAGGGATTTTAATCGGTACTACCCATAAAAATGGGGTAAGACTAGAGCATGAGTTTGCAACTACTTTCGGTCACTTAGCATCTAAAAACACTTTAGGGCTAACAAAAGAGCAGGCTAAAGATTACTTTAATGGCAAGGATATACGCCTAGATGAAGTTACCAAACTAACGGGAGAAGTGATCCTCACGCTATGTGGCAGTGCCATCGGATTAGGAAAATGGCAAAAAAATAAAGTTAAAAACAGTTTACCTCGGGATTTAGTTAAAGACGACCTGTTGATAACTTGGGTATAA
- a CDS encoding acetoacetate decarboxylase, which produces MYPELPDYQHFYSNPIAKPPCRMLNAQMYGFFVKGKKSTIQTYVDKTLNSVSSSEFVFRALTDWCLLTFTDIENITSKVPPFSNYGYMQETDVIIWLPILQVNLETLKAEHLYWYPAFISVNNINALINGREIWGYNKYLCRYEMPDNFGDPLNFSLSLETFKEFDPNVKMAWHELLSIEPEDDGESWLKEVLEVGEEIAELFKDSVSDLNVDSQFLKQFLSGFTHPQMDQILFKQFPDGHAEKSVYSAVVHSPSEVKKIHKIGFIKDDLSLNLQRMDAFPLDKIFGIPLGKSEVKLPYFVKMDFDQAGVEEIVSSAQSMANLHR; this is translated from the coding sequence ATGTATCCCGAGTTGCCTGATTATCAACATTTTTATAGTAATCCGATCGCCAAACCTCCATGTAGAATGCTAAATGCACAAATGTATGGCTTTTTTGTCAAAGGAAAGAAATCAACAATCCAAACCTATGTTGATAAAACGCTTAATTCGGTTTCTAGTAGTGAATTTGTATTCAGGGCCTTAACGGATTGGTGCTTATTGACCTTTACTGATATTGAAAATATCACATCAAAAGTGCCGCCATTTAGTAACTATGGATATATGCAAGAAACCGATGTCATCATCTGGTTACCAATTCTGCAAGTCAATCTCGAAACGTTAAAAGCAGAGCATCTGTATTGGTATCCTGCGTTTATCTCTGTCAACAATATTAACGCGCTGATAAATGGGCGAGAAATATGGGGCTACAACAAATATTTATGTCGCTACGAAATGCCTGATAACTTTGGCGACCCGCTGAACTTTTCCCTCTCTCTGGAGACCTTTAAGGAATTTGATCCCAACGTCAAAATGGCATGGCATGAATTGTTATCCATTGAACCTGAGGATGACGGGGAGTCATGGCTAAAAGAAGTGTTGGAAGTGGGTGAAGAAATTGCTGAGCTTTTCAAAGATTCGGTGTCTGATTTAAATGTCGATAGCCAATTTCTTAAGCAGTTCTTATCGGGTTTTACCCACCCGCAAATGGATCAAATATTATTTAAGCAGTTTCCAGATGGTCATGCCGAGAAGTCTGTATATTCGGCAGTGGTACATTCCCCTTCAGAGGTGAAGAAAATCCACAAAATCGGTTTTATCAAAGATGACTTAAGCCTGAACCTACAACGAATGGATGCGTTTCCACTCGATAAAATATTTGGCATTCCATTAGGCAAAAGCGAGGTCAAACTACCTTACTTTGTGAAAATGGACTTCGATCAGGCAGGAGTAGAAGAAATTGTTTCCAGTGCTCAGAGTATGGCTAATCTCCATCGTTAG
- the ccoG gene encoding cytochrome c oxidase accessory protein CcoG — protein MKFDIKEEDMIIKPYKQEGPIYVREQKGFFQKIRRNLGWFLMLTFVLIPWIPYNEQQAILLDFGKQQFRIFGATFLPQDFMILAWIFMVGAFALFFVTTWLGRVWCGYTCPQTIWMLMFTWVEHRVEGTRNQRIKLDKSNWDSKKVAKKTAKHAIWLIISVLTATSFMAYFIPAKELYLDMFTLEWTGLTSFWVFLFAFCTYGNAGFLREKMCTVACPYSRFQSVMFDKDTLVVTYDSERGENRGRRKRKEDPKQLGLGDCVDCNLCVEVCPAGIDIRNGLQYECINCGLCIDACNETMNKFGYQPDLIKYQSEHQQAGKKSNPFRLKIVGYGAITVLIVVTMVIWAFNRTPIEASVIRDRNALYRVNYEGLVENPYTLSVINKTQHDLTYTVSLKGLPDAKLTAPITTHIAGGDMALIPVTVTADGYELKGKRTPIQFTIESQQDAKISITKHSYFYKN, from the coding sequence ATGAAGTTTGATATCAAAGAAGAAGACATGATCATTAAGCCCTATAAACAAGAAGGGCCTATTTACGTCAGAGAGCAAAAAGGTTTTTTCCAAAAAATAAGAAGAAACCTTGGCTGGTTTTTAATGTTAACTTTCGTTCTCATTCCTTGGATCCCGTACAACGAGCAGCAGGCCATCTTGCTTGATTTTGGTAAACAGCAATTTAGGATATTTGGTGCTACCTTTCTCCCTCAAGACTTTATGATTTTAGCCTGGATTTTTATGGTGGGTGCCTTTGCTCTATTCTTTGTCACGACTTGGTTGGGTCGCGTTTGGTGTGGTTATACGTGTCCACAAACGATTTGGATGCTGATGTTCACTTGGGTTGAGCACCGAGTGGAGGGGACTCGCAACCAAAGAATAAAGTTAGACAAATCAAACTGGGATAGCAAAAAAGTCGCTAAGAAAACAGCCAAACATGCTATTTGGTTGATAATTTCGGTGTTAACGGCCACTTCATTTATGGCTTATTTTATACCTGCAAAAGAACTGTATCTCGACATGTTTACGCTTGAGTGGACTGGCCTTACTTCCTTCTGGGTATTTTTATTCGCATTTTGCACCTATGGAAACGCGGGCTTTCTACGAGAAAAAATGTGTACCGTGGCATGTCCATATTCTCGTTTCCAATCGGTCATGTTTGACAAAGATACATTGGTCGTCACCTATGATAGTGAGCGTGGTGAAAATAGAGGTCGTCGCAAACGCAAAGAAGATCCAAAACAGCTAGGGCTCGGCGACTGTGTAGACTGTAATTTATGTGTTGAAGTTTGCCCTGCTGGTATTGATATTCGTAATGGCCTGCAATACGAATGCATTAACTGTGGTTTATGTATCGATGCGTGTAACGAAACGATGAATAAATTCGGCTATCAGCCAGATTTGATTAAGTATCAAAGTGAGCATCAACAAGCAGGTAAAAAGTCCAATCCATTTAGGTTAAAAATAGTAGGCTATGGTGCAATTACCGTATTGATAGTAGTTACTATGGTGATTTGGGCATTCAATCGTACGCCAATAGAAGCCTCTGTTATTCGCGACCGTAATGCGCTTTATCGCGTTAATTATGAGGGGTTAGTCGAGAACCCATACACCTTAAGTGTAATAAACAAAACACAGCACGATTTAACTTACACCGTGAGCTTAAAGGGGCTACCAGATGCGAAATTAACAGCCCCAATCACAACGCATATCGCTGGCGGCGACATGGCATTAATCCCTGTTACGGTGACCGCTGATGGCTATGAGCTAAAAGGTAAACGGACTCCAATCCAATTCACGATAGAATCGCAGCAAGATGCCAAGATTAGCATCACGAAGCACAGCTACTTCTATAAAAATTAG